From a single Bacillus sp. NEB1478 genomic region:
- a CDS encoding DUF1850 domain-containing protein, which translates to MKRLIIIILLLASITAALTYPFISSVVVEDGNSGERLAYFKMKPNNPFSVKYIHSIHKTPVLETYHTNKKGEIIQTEMQFEEFGIGMPSGATGREKFIEKDGKYILSHMNRHFTELNVRVGQIISNHTFIIKGKKYPFSEFSKPGSWVRIKTDHLNFWQWMMGGKVLGEQ; encoded by the coding sequence ATGAAAAGACTTATTATAATCATTCTCCTTCTTGCGAGCATTACCGCTGCTCTTACATATCCGTTTATTTCATCTGTTGTTGTGGAAGACGGAAATTCTGGAGAACGTCTGGCTTATTTTAAAATGAAACCGAATAACCCGTTTAGTGTGAAGTATATTCACTCGATTCACAAAACACCTGTTCTCGAAACGTATCATACGAACAAAAAAGGTGAGATTATTCAAACCGAGATGCAGTTCGAGGAATTTGGGATTGGTATGCCTTCAGGTGCAACAGGTCGTGAAAAGTTTATTGAAAAAGACGGAAAGTATATTTTGTCGCATATGAACCGTCATTTTACTGAATTGAATGTCCGGGTAGGGCAAATTATATCGAATCATACATTTATTATTAAAGGAAAAAAATATCCGTTTTCAGAGTTTAGTAAACCAGGTTCTTGGGTGAGGATCAAAACGGATCACTTGAACTTTTGGCAATGGATGATGGGAGGTAAAGTTCTTGGAGAACAATAA
- a CDS encoding peroxiredoxin: protein MAERMVGKQAPRFEMEAVMPNKETKKVSLEENMKNDKWTVLFFYPMDFTFVCPTEITALSDRYEEFEDLDAEVVGVSTDTVHTHLAWINTRREDNGLGELNYPLAADTNHKVARDYGVLIEEEGVALRGLFIISPEGEMMYQVVFHNNIGRDADETLRVLQALQTGGLCPANWKPGQKTL from the coding sequence ATGGCAGAACGTATGGTAGGCAAACAGGCACCGCGCTTTGAAATGGAAGCGGTCATGCCAAATAAAGAAACAAAGAAAGTAAGCTTAGAAGAAAACATGAAGAACGATAAATGGACTGTTCTCTTCTTTTATCCGATGGACTTTACGTTTGTATGTCCAACAGAAATCACTGCGCTGTCTGATCGTTATGAGGAATTTGAAGATCTTGATGCCGAAGTGGTCGGGGTATCGACGGATACGGTCCACACGCATCTTGCTTGGATTAACACAAGGAGAGAAGATAATGGGCTCGGTGAATTAAATTATCCACTTGCTGCTGATACCAACCATAAAGTAGCGCGAGATTATGGTGTTTTAATAGAAGAAGAAGGTGTCGCTTTAAGAGGGTTGTTCATTATCAGTCCGGAGGGCGAAATGATGTACCAAGTGGTTTTCCATAACAACATTGGCCGGGACGCTGACGAAACATTACGTGTTTTACAAGCTTTGCAAACAGGCGGTCTTTGTCCAGCGAACTGGAAACCAGGTCAAAAAACGTTATAA
- a CDS encoding methanogen output domain 1-containing protein, with protein MHLSKSELNGHTFLAKLITQYAYIHQKTIGSAAEVYIQQLGLRTGEWIERFYDDLPHWTVDQYVHVIVDLKNSIGGHFEIVSVDPDCVVVRAKECPFGEFVKDTPHLCGMTSSVFGGIAARKFGYGKVVLRKRIALGDSRCEIAIYFQPDEREEGIVYQDLPITPEHGNPFLWEEETITMLNNELKKSDEMVESLLQELEELKKDKS; from the coding sequence ATGCATCTTTCAAAGAGTGAATTGAATGGACACACTTTTTTAGCAAAGCTAATTACTCAATATGCCTACATTCATCAAAAAACAATAGGCTCAGCTGCTGAAGTTTATATTCAACAATTAGGGCTTCGAACAGGAGAATGGATCGAGCGTTTTTATGATGACCTCCCTCATTGGACTGTTGATCAATATGTACATGTTATTGTTGATTTAAAGAATTCAATCGGTGGGCATTTTGAGATAGTCAGTGTGGATCCTGATTGTGTAGTAGTTCGTGCAAAAGAGTGTCCATTTGGGGAGTTTGTTAAGGATACTCCGCATTTGTGTGGCATGACTTCCAGTGTATTTGGCGGCATAGCAGCTCGGAAATTCGGTTATGGGAAAGTGGTTTTGCGTAAAAGAATAGCACTAGGAGATTCTAGGTGCGAAATCGCTATTTACTTTCAGCCGGATGAGAGAGAAGAGGGAATCGTTTATCAAGATCTCCCCATTACCCCTGAACACGGAAATCCATTTTTGTGGGAAGAAGAAACCATTACGATGCTTAATAATGAATTGAAAAAAAGTGATGAAATGGTAGAAAGTCTTCTTCAAGAATTAGAAGAATTAAAAAAAGACAAATCGTAA
- a CDS encoding TRAP transporter permease — MEKYDPEAGFRKLKGALYWITLIGLVAFSLFQLYTAIFGVLAAQLQRTIHLGFALTLIFLLFPATKKKRQKPARFQVAWYDMLLAILSIAVGSYWYLFMDDLVMRVGRLTTPDFIIGLLAIILVLEATRRVVGLPITIIAALFLMYAYFGPYMPGFLEHKGLTIERIVRTMFFTTEGILGTPLAVSSTYIFLFLLFGAFLVKTGVGEYFNDLSIVIAGRRIGGPAKVAIFSSALQGTISGSSVANVVTSGAFTIPMMKRLGYKKEFAGAVEAASSTGGQIMPPVMGAAAFLMVEFIGGGITYWDIAKAAAIPAILYFAGIWIMTHFEAKRIGLRGLTKEEMPETKRVLKQLYLLIPIFVVVYLLMDGMSVTRAALWSIVSAIIVGLFNKQTRMGPKLFIEALADGARTALGVAAATAAAGMIVGVVTVTGVGLKLANGLLDLSGGYLIPTLILTMIASLILGMGSPTTANYVITSTIAAPAILLFGVPALSAHMFVFYFGIIADITPPVALAAFAAAGISGGEPIRTGIISSKLAIAAFIIPYIFVISPQLMLIDTNWMEAVWVVSTAFVGMIAIGAGMIGYWMRALNWLERAAAVVIGFLLIYPEGIASVIGVVAFVLMLGSQYVLMKKDKTQAPTTPAL, encoded by the coding sequence ATGGAAAAATACGATCCTGAAGCCGGCTTTCGAAAGCTGAAAGGCGCTCTTTATTGGATCACCTTAATCGGACTTGTAGCATTTTCTTTATTTCAGCTGTACACTGCCATTTTTGGTGTGTTAGCTGCACAGCTCCAACGGACGATTCATCTAGGATTTGCCTTAACACTAATCTTTTTGTTATTTCCGGCAACAAAAAAGAAACGTCAAAAACCAGCGCGGTTTCAGGTTGCCTGGTATGATATGCTGCTCGCAATCCTATCGATTGCCGTAGGATCTTATTGGTATTTATTTATGGATGATTTAGTTATGCGTGTGGGAAGGCTGACAACACCGGACTTTATCATTGGTTTACTCGCTATTATTCTTGTATTAGAAGCAACAAGGCGTGTAGTCGGACTTCCAATCACGATTATCGCTGCCCTGTTTTTGATGTACGCCTATTTCGGACCTTACATGCCAGGGTTTTTAGAACATAAAGGGCTGACAATCGAGCGGATCGTTAGAACGATGTTTTTTACAACGGAAGGTATTTTAGGAACACCGTTAGCGGTTTCTTCTACTTATATTTTCTTATTTTTACTGTTTGGCGCATTTCTCGTCAAAACAGGTGTCGGAGAATATTTTAATGACTTGTCAATTGTAATTGCCGGTCGTAGAATCGGCGGTCCTGCAAAAGTAGCCATTTTCTCTAGTGCTTTGCAAGGAACCATCAGCGGAAGCTCGGTTGCAAACGTTGTAACTTCCGGGGCGTTTACGATTCCGATGATGAAAAGGCTAGGTTATAAAAAAGAATTTGCTGGAGCTGTTGAAGCAGCTTCATCTACCGGCGGACAGATCATGCCGCCAGTCATGGGGGCAGCAGCTTTCTTGATGGTTGAATTTATAGGGGGAGGCATTACATACTGGGACATCGCGAAAGCAGCAGCTATTCCTGCCATTCTCTATTTTGCGGGTATTTGGATCATGACCCATTTCGAAGCAAAACGAATCGGATTAAGAGGATTAACGAAAGAAGAAATGCCGGAAACAAAGAGAGTATTAAAACAGCTCTACCTTTTGATTCCGATTTTTGTTGTGGTTTACTTGTTAATGGATGGTATGAGTGTCACGAGAGCTGCTCTTTGGTCGATCGTGAGTGCTATTATCGTTGGGTTGTTTAATAAACAAACAAGAATGGGACCGAAACTTTTTATTGAAGCATTAGCTGATGGAGCTCGGACAGCTCTAGGTGTCGCTGCCGCAACAGCTGCAGCTGGAATGATCGTTGGTGTTGTAACTGTAACAGGTGTTGGTCTTAAGCTTGCAAATGGATTGCTGGACCTTTCAGGCGGATATTTAATTCCAACGCTGATTTTAACAATGATCGCTTCTTTAATATTAGGGATGGGATCTCCGACAACAGCAAACTACGTTATTACATCAACGATTGCAGCACCAGCGATTCTTTTGTTTGGCGTTCCGGCATTATCTGCTCACATGTTCGTTTTCTATTTTGGTATTATTGCGGATATCACACCACCCGTTGCGCTTGCTGCTTTTGCGGCAGCAGGAATTTCAGGTGGGGAACCGATACGAACCGGTATCATATCATCGAAGCTCGCCATTGCCGCTTTCATCATTCCGTACATTTTTGTTATCTCGCCTCAGCTGATGCTGATCGATACGAACTGGATGGAAGCGGTTTGGGTAGTGTCGACCGCATTTGTAGGAATGATTGCGATCGGGGCAGGGATGATTGGTTATTGGATGAGAGCACTGAACTGGCTGGAAAGAGCAGCGGCCGTTGTTATTGGATTTTTGCTCATCTATCCAGAAGGCATTGCCAGTGTCATCGGTGTTGTCGCATTCGTACTTATGCTTGGCAGTCAATATGTGTTAATGAAAAAAGACAAAACACAAGCTCCAACAACTCCAGCTTTATAA
- the crcB gene encoding fluoride efflux transporter CrcB, whose amino-acid sequence MLGLLIGFGGIIGALLRYYLGIWSLGWTNTIFPIGTFTANMIGSFILGWLTTRIIHHQVVHPYLATAVGTGIIGSFTTFSTFSVESVQLIQTGHWQIAILYVFLSLVGGLFMSWFGFRIGKIFSQNKNGESKEAL is encoded by the coding sequence ATGCTAGGTTTATTAATAGGTTTTGGAGGTATTATTGGAGCGCTGCTTCGTTACTATTTAGGGATTTGGTCTTTGGGTTGGACAAACACCATTTTCCCGATTGGAACGTTTACAGCCAATATGATTGGCTCGTTCATCTTAGGCTGGTTAACAACAAGAATTATTCATCATCAAGTCGTTCATCCCTATCTTGCGACGGCAGTTGGCACAGGTATCATCGGTTCTTTTACAACCTTTTCCACTTTTAGTGTAGAATCAGTGCAGCTCATCCAAACAGGGCATTGGCAGATCGCAATTCTATATGTTTTTTTAAGTTTAGTCGGAGGATTATTCATGTCATGGTTCGGCTTTAGAATTGGAAAAATCTTTTCACAAAATAAAAATGGGGAGAGTAAGGAAGCATTATGA
- a CDS encoding TlpA disulfide reductase family protein has protein sequence MKLREQMPELNGATAWLNDEVKKEDLVGEKATLIHFWSVSCHLCKEAMPDVNELRDEYEDDLNVIAVHMPRSEGDLEMSVIEQMAIGHDITQPIYVDSEHTLTDLFENKYVPAYYVFDKEGKLRHFQAGGSGMDMLRKRLNRVLNEEKKQEV, from the coding sequence ATGAAATTACGTGAACAAATGCCAGAATTAAATGGTGCAACTGCTTGGTTGAATGACGAAGTGAAGAAAGAAGACCTTGTTGGAGAGAAAGCAACCCTGATTCACTTCTGGTCTGTAAGCTGTCATCTTTGTAAAGAAGCGATGCCGGATGTTAACGAACTTCGTGATGAATACGAAGACGACTTAAATGTCATTGCGGTTCACATGCCTCGTTCGGAAGGCGACCTGGAGATGAGCGTAATCGAGCAGATGGCAATCGGACATGATATTACACAGCCGATTTATGTTGACAGTGAACATACGTTGACCGATCTCTTTGAGAACAAATATGTACCTGCGTATTATGTGTTTGATAAAGAAGGAAAACTGCGCCACTTCCAAGCAGGAGGAAGCGGAATGGACATGCTTCGCAAACGTTTAAACCGTGTACTGAACGAAGAAAAGAAACAGGAGGTCTAA
- a CDS encoding TAXI family TRAP transporter solute-binding subunit, which translates to MMKKGISFLMALLVVISLAACNQKIETSSEKEKSGDKGLSVDRISIVTGGTGGTYYPLGGEMAKIVKKELGVEANSQASGASVENMQLLQDGDADIAFTQTDIASYAAEGKEMFKEKVDQIAGIGTLYPETIQIVTLKDSGIKSVEDLKGKKVSVGAPGSGTFANAEQILKVHGMKMDDLKAQHLSFDESAEGIQDGNIQAAFITAGTPTGAVEALSATNPVTIIPIAEDKVKELMKEYPYYIEDVVKSGTYKLDQDVKTVAVLSMLAVRKDMKEDDVYQITKAIFDNTDKISHAKGKLIKAEKAVEGMGIDFHPGAKKYFKEKGILK; encoded by the coding sequence ATGATGAAAAAGGGGATTTCATTTTTAATGGCGTTGTTGGTAGTGATTTCATTGGCAGCTTGTAATCAAAAAATTGAAACAAGTTCTGAGAAAGAAAAGTCTGGAGACAAAGGTCTTAGTGTAGACAGAATCAGTATTGTTACAGGTGGTACAGGTGGTACATATTATCCGCTAGGCGGAGAAATGGCTAAAATTGTGAAAAAGGAACTGGGAGTTGAAGCGAACTCTCAAGCATCAGGAGCATCTGTAGAAAATATGCAGCTGCTGCAAGACGGAGATGCTGACATTGCTTTTACACAGACTGATATTGCAAGTTATGCGGCAGAAGGTAAAGAAATGTTTAAAGAGAAAGTCGATCAAATTGCCGGGATCGGAACGTTATATCCAGAAACGATTCAAATTGTAACACTGAAAGACAGCGGCATTAAAAGTGTTGAAGATTTAAAAGGGAAAAAAGTTTCGGTTGGGGCGCCTGGAAGCGGTACATTCGCTAATGCTGAGCAAATCCTTAAAGTTCACGGAATGAAAATGGATGACCTTAAAGCACAGCATTTATCTTTCGATGAATCAGCTGAAGGAATTCAAGATGGAAATATTCAAGCAGCATTCATTACTGCAGGAACACCAACAGGTGCTGTTGAAGCACTATCAGCAACTAATCCTGTAACGATTATTCCGATTGCGGAAGATAAGGTCAAAGAATTAATGAAAGAATATCCTTATTACATTGAGGATGTTGTAAAAAGCGGTACGTATAAACTGGATCAAGATGTGAAAACAGTTGCTGTACTTTCGATGTTAGCTGTTCGTAAAGATATGAAGGAAGATGACGTGTATCAAATTACGAAGGCAATCTTTGATAATACTGACAAGATCAGTCATGCAAAAGGGAAGCTGATTAAGGCTGAAAAAGCGGTAGAAGGTATGGGCATCGATTTCCATCCAGGAGCTAAGAAGTATTTCAAAGAAAAAGGAATTCTTAAATAA
- a CDS encoding cold-shock protein: MEQGKVKWFNSEKGFGFIEREGGDDVFVHFSAIQSEGFKTLDEGQEVTFEVEQGQRGPQATNVRKA, translated from the coding sequence ATGGAACAAGGTAAAGTTAAATGGTTTAACTCTGAAAAAGGTTTTGGATTCATCGAGCGTGAAGGTGGAGACGACGTATTCGTACACTTCTCAGCTATCCAAAGCGAAGGTTTCAAAACTCTTGACGAAGGTCAAGAAGTAACTTTCGAAGTAGAACAAGGACAACGCGGACCTCAAGCTACTAACGTACGTAAGGCATAA
- a CDS encoding VOC family protein: protein MTTIHKDTHIGSVTLKVRDLDKLVRYYTETIGLKILTKSSEKAVLTADGFTPLLILEGDTALEQRPVRSAGLYHLALLVPTRKDLANVLQHFIESETRMAGASNHLFSEALYLQDPENNGIEIYRDVNREDWIRDEEGKLPAASEPLDVHGLLAEAESQTWNGLPEKTVMGHVHLNVVNIPEAEHFYVKVLGFEEQTRMAHHALFISAGGYHHHIAMNIWNGPNAIPAPKEATGLLNFEIVLPSADEVRKMKQTLQKNDISFTEQAEQISVTDPAGNGIIIKHQ, encoded by the coding sequence ATGACAACGATTCATAAAGATACTCATATAGGCAGCGTTACTTTAAAAGTAAGAGATTTAGATAAGCTTGTTCGTTATTATACGGAAACGATCGGTTTGAAAATACTCACAAAATCGAGTGAGAAAGCTGTACTAACAGCAGATGGTTTCACACCGCTTCTGATATTAGAAGGAGACACTGCTTTAGAACAACGACCTGTAAGAAGTGCAGGTTTGTATCATTTAGCTTTGCTTGTACCTACACGAAAGGATCTCGCAAATGTGCTGCAGCATTTTATCGAATCAGAAACGAGAATGGCAGGTGCTTCAAACCATTTGTTCAGCGAAGCTCTATATTTACAAGATCCTGAGAACAATGGCATAGAAATTTATAGAGATGTAAACAGGGAAGATTGGATTCGGGATGAAGAAGGAAAACTGCCTGCCGCGAGCGAACCTTTAGATGTACACGGACTATTAGCAGAAGCAGAATCTCAAACCTGGAATGGACTCCCAGAAAAAACGGTAATGGGTCATGTCCATTTGAATGTTGTTAATATCCCGGAAGCTGAACATTTTTATGTAAAAGTGCTAGGATTTGAAGAACAAACAAGAATGGCACATCATGCGTTGTTCATTTCGGCAGGTGGTTATCACCATCACATAGCAATGAACATCTGGAATGGTCCAAACGCGATTCCCGCGCCAAAAGAAGCTACCGGCCTCCTTAATTTTGAAATCGTATTGCCCAGCGCAGATGAGGTTAGGAAAATGAAACAAACTCTGCAAAAGAATGACATTTCATTTACTGAGCAGGCTGAACAAATTTCAGTAACAGATCCGGCAGGGAACGGAATTATCATTAAACATCAATAA
- the crcB gene encoding fluoride efflux transporter CrcB has protein sequence MIAASAFVAAGGFLGAICRFSTTKWISKNWPSELPIATLLINIAGSFLLGIIIGSGINHSAVLFLGTGFMGAFTTFSTFKLENIQLHANRKRNVMIQYLVFSYMGGILFAFLGLTIGIKLL, from the coding sequence ATGATTGCAGCAAGTGCGTTCGTAGCAGCTGGCGGTTTTTTGGGAGCTATATGCCGCTTTTCGACAACTAAGTGGATTTCTAAAAATTGGCCATCAGAACTTCCAATTGCTACTCTACTGATAAATATTGCCGGATCTTTTTTGTTAGGAATCATTATAGGCTCAGGAATCAATCATTCTGCTGTCCTGTTTTTGGGAACGGGTTTCATGGGAGCTTTTACGACATTTTCAACCTTCAAGCTGGAAAATATCCAGCTGCACGCAAATCGTAAACGAAACGTGATGATTCAATACCTTGTTTTTAGTTACATGGGTGGCATCCTGTTTGCTTTTTTAGGATTAACAATCGGTATCAAACTATTATAA
- a CDS encoding Dps family protein → MNLTQNVLNKQVANWNVLFVKLHNYHWYVKGPHFFTLHEKFEELYNEAAANIDELAERLLVLKGTPVATMKEYLEVATIKEANGGESAEEMVQNLIQDFELLIAEIKEGMEVTDREGDEVTHDMLLSVRESLAKHNWMLRAFIS, encoded by the coding sequence ATGAATTTGACACAAAACGTATTAAATAAGCAAGTTGCCAACTGGAATGTACTTTTTGTTAAACTGCATAACTATCATTGGTATGTAAAAGGACCGCATTTTTTTACGCTTCATGAAAAGTTTGAAGAGCTCTATAATGAGGCGGCCGCGAACATTGATGAGCTTGCTGAACGATTACTCGTTTTAAAAGGAACACCTGTTGCAACGATGAAAGAGTATTTAGAAGTAGCTACGATAAAAGAAGCAAATGGCGGAGAGTCCGCTGAAGAGATGGTTCAAAACTTGATTCAAGACTTCGAACTCCTTATTGCAGAAATAAAAGAAGGTATGGAAGTGACGGATCGTGAAGGCGATGAGGTCACACATGATATGCTGCTCTCAGTTCGTGAGAGTCTAGCTAAACATAACTGGATGCTGCGAGCATTTATTAGCTAG
- a CDS encoding TVP38/TMEM64 family protein — translation MKKMTLLKLSIVFGIVLALLAVNHFVFKMTPMTLRNWMLSFGIMAPIIYLLLNIVRPLTLFPISVLSLAGGLAFGTFWGTVYTVFSATAGAVISFYLSKYLGARWLKKKISSTDRIEKWQNEIKKKGFYYIFILRVIPIINFDLVSYVSGISRLKLKPYIFATLLGVLPGTLAANLLGNSLTEGNGIMIAAIAVLLLLAVILVLYLKNKNISPETFQKEDNA, via the coding sequence ATGAAGAAAATGACTTTGCTGAAGTTATCAATCGTATTTGGAATTGTTCTTGCATTGTTAGCGGTCAACCACTTTGTTTTTAAAATGACCCCGATGACTTTACGTAATTGGATGCTCTCATTTGGCATTATGGCACCCATTATTTATCTTTTATTAAACATCGTCAGACCGCTCACGCTTTTCCCCATTTCTGTATTGTCACTTGCCGGAGGGCTGGCATTTGGTACGTTTTGGGGAACTGTATATACGGTTTTCAGTGCCACAGCTGGTGCTGTCATTTCATTTTATCTTTCAAAATATCTAGGTGCACGCTGGTTAAAAAAGAAAATCAGTTCAACTGATCGAATCGAAAAATGGCAAAATGAAATAAAGAAAAAAGGATTTTATTATATTTTTATTCTCAGAGTGATCCCCATTATCAATTTTGACCTTGTAAGCTATGTTTCGGGAATATCGAGGTTAAAGCTGAAGCCTTACATCTTTGCTACGTTATTGGGTGTTCTACCAGGGACACTAGCAGCAAACTTATTAGGAAACAGCCTTACAGAAGGAAACGGGATCATGATTGCTGCGATAGCTGTTTTGCTTTTATTGGCAGTAATACTAGTACTGTACTTGAAGAATAAAAATATATCGCCTGAAACCTTTCAAAAAGAAGATAACGCGTAA
- the moaA gene encoding GTP 3',8-cyclase MoaA encodes MSTKNRVVDTWSRPLRDLRISVIDQCNFRCTYCMPKEIFGPDYPFLSEHELLSFDEIETVASQFARAGVEKIRITGGEPLLRKGLPKLLKRLRNIDGIQDIALTTNGILLPKLAEELKAAGMDRVTVSLDTLDDSLFGKINGRGVGVQPILKGIEAAHRAGLKVKINMMVKKGVNDQEVLPMARYFKNTPYVLRFIEYMDVGTSNGWNLEEVVTKKQILDMIHNELPIEPVSGHYFGEVAKRYQFKDGKGEIGIISSITDTFCSTCTRARLSADGKVYTCLFASKGTDFKHFIREGATAEDVYERIVNVWNNRKDRYSDERREQTDPARKKIEMSYIGG; translated from the coding sequence ATGAGTACAAAGAATCGAGTCGTTGATACGTGGAGCCGTCCACTGCGTGATTTAAGAATATCAGTAATCGATCAATGCAACTTTCGGTGTACGTATTGTATGCCAAAAGAAATATTTGGACCGGATTATCCTTTCTTATCGGAACATGAGCTGTTATCTTTTGACGAGATTGAAACGGTAGCTTCTCAGTTTGCCCGTGCCGGTGTAGAAAAGATCCGAATTACGGGCGGAGAACCATTATTGCGCAAAGGGCTGCCAAAGCTGCTGAAAAGACTTCGAAACATTGATGGTATTCAAGATATTGCCCTTACAACGAACGGAATATTATTGCCGAAGCTTGCTGAAGAATTGAAAGCGGCTGGCATGGATCGAGTAACCGTCAGCCTCGATACGTTAGATGACAGCCTTTTCGGTAAAATTAACGGCCGAGGAGTTGGTGTTCAACCCATTCTGAAAGGGATTGAGGCTGCTCATCGTGCAGGTTTAAAAGTAAAAATCAATATGATGGTTAAAAAAGGGGTCAATGATCAAGAGGTTTTACCGATGGCCCGTTATTTTAAAAATACACCGTATGTGCTCCGCTTTATCGAATACATGGATGTCGGAACTTCAAACGGCTGGAATTTAGAAGAGGTCGTTACGAAAAAACAAATTTTAGATATGATTCATAATGAGCTGCCAATAGAACCTGTTTCTGGTCATTATTTCGGTGAAGTCGCCAAAAGATATCAATTTAAAGATGGTAAAGGTGAAATTGGCATCATTTCTTCCATAACAGATACTTTTTGCTCAACATGTACGAGAGCAAGGTTATCAGCGGATGGCAAAGTTTATACGTGTCTTTTTGCTTCAAAAGGTACAGATTTTAAGCACTTCATTCGAGAAGGAGCAACCGCAGAAGATGTGTATGAACGTATCGTTAACGTATGGAACAACCGCAAAGATCGATACTCAGACGAAAGAAGAGAACAAACAGATCCAGCGCGCAAAAAAATAGAAATGTCTTATATCGGGGGCTAA